The Marivivens sp. LCG002 genome contains a region encoding:
- a CDS encoding ArsJ-associated glyceraldehyde-3-phosphate dehydrogenase, with protein MTVYALNGLGRIGKLALKPLLESGAEIAWINDAVGSPEMHAHFLEFDTVHGRWNAEFDHDADSISINGTRLSVHSKKKLEELPLDGVDVVIDCTGVFKSEAALAPYFAAGVKKVVVSAPVKDGPTANIVFGVNNATYDPARHSIVTAASCTTNCLAPVVKVIHENLGIKHGSITTIHDVTNTQTIVDRPAKDLRRARSALNSLIPTTTGSATAITLIYPELKGRLNGHAVRVPLLNASLTDCVFEVERTTTVEEVNALFEKAAQGDLKGILGYETRPLVSTDYVNDARSSIVDAPSTMVINGTQVKIYAWYDNEWGYANRLVDVARMVGASL; from the coding sequence ATGACCGTTTATGCCCTCAATGGCCTTGGCCGTATCGGAAAACTCGCACTCAAGCCGCTGTTGGAAAGCGGCGCCGAGATCGCTTGGATCAACGATGCCGTCGGCTCGCCTGAAATGCACGCCCACTTTCTCGAGTTCGATACGGTGCACGGACGCTGGAACGCGGAGTTCGATCATGATGCAGACAGCATTTCGATCAACGGAACGCGGCTTTCGGTCCATTCCAAGAAAAAGCTCGAAGAGCTGCCGCTTGATGGCGTCGACGTGGTGATCGACTGCACCGGCGTCTTCAAATCCGAGGCCGCGCTTGCCCCCTATTTCGCGGCAGGGGTGAAAAAGGTGGTTGTTTCCGCGCCCGTCAAAGACGGCCCGACCGCCAACATCGTCTTTGGTGTGAACAATGCCACCTATGATCCTGCGCGGCACAGCATCGTCACGGCGGCAAGCTGCACCACCAATTGTCTTGCCCCTGTGGTCAAGGTCATTCACGAAAACCTCGGGATCAAGCATGGCTCGATCACCACGATCCACGACGTGACCAACACCCAGACAATCGTGGACCGTCCCGCAAAGGATCTGCGCCGTGCACGTTCGGCGCTCAATTCGCTGATCCCCACGACGACAGGCTCTGCGACGGCGATCACCCTGATCTATCCCGAGCTCAAAGGTCGCTTGAATGGCCATGCTGTGCGCGTTCCGCTGCTCAATGCATCATTGACCGACTGCGTCTTCGAGGTCGAGCGCACCACGACGGTGGAAGAGGTCAACGCTCTGTTTGAAAAAGCAGCCCAAGGCGATCTCAAGGGCATTCTTGGCTACGAGACGCGCCCGCTTGTCTCGACCGATTATGTCAACGATGCGCGCTCCTCGATTGTGGACGCGCCGTCGACGATGGTTATCAACGGCACTCAGGTCAAAATCTACGCGTGGTATGACAATGAATGGGGCTATGCGAACCGCCTCGTCGATGTCGCGCGGATGGTCGGAGCCTCTTTGTGA
- a CDS encoding helix-turn-helix domain-containing protein has product MEKLAVEQFASLAHPQRLAVFRLLMRRYPTRVPAGAIASALGIKASTLSVYLGNLRSTGLITQEREGTSLTYAADTTAAGHLVDYLVDDCCRGRGALCPPEMVQDRPLSVLFICTGNSARSLIAETLVRDLGQGRFVAHSAGTTPRSAPSPLALAILERRGHDVSALRSKSLDHLLGAGSSRFDFVFTVCDAAANEDCPRWAGRPITAHWSEPDPVRVTGPLFERAEAFDRTYLNLRNRIEAFVALPFETLDRMSLQAKVDELALLEEQK; this is encoded by the coding sequence ATGGAAAAATTGGCCGTCGAACAATTTGCATCTCTCGCACATCCGCAGCGTCTTGCGGTGTTTCGCTTGCTTATGCGGCGTTATCCCACGCGGGTTCCTGCCGGAGCGATTGCTTCTGCTCTGGGGATCAAGGCGTCGACTCTCTCTGTGTATCTTGGAAATCTTCGGTCGACGGGTCTCATCACGCAGGAGCGTGAGGGCACGTCGCTGACCTATGCCGCAGATACCACTGCGGCAGGGCATCTTGTCGATTATCTTGTCGACGACTGTTGCCGCGGGCGCGGCGCGCTTTGTCCGCCCGAGATGGTGCAGGATCGACCGCTCTCGGTGCTCTTCATCTGCACCGGCAATTCGGCGCGCTCTTTGATCGCAGAGACGCTTGTTCGGGATCTGGGCCAAGGCCGCTTTGTGGCTCATTCGGCGGGAACAACACCGCGTTCCGCGCCAAGCCCTCTTGCGCTCGCGATTCTCGAGCGTCGCGGCCATGACGTATCTGCGCTTCGCTCGAAATCTCTCGATCACCTTCTGGGCGCGGGGTCGTCCCGCTTCGATTTTGTATTCACCGTCTGTGATGCTGCCGCAAACGAAGACTGTCCGCGCTGGGCGGGCCGCCCGATCACTGCCCATTGGTCGGAACCCGACCCCGTGCGCGTCACTGGCCCATTGTTCGAAAGAGCAGAGGCCTTCGACCGCACCTACCTAAACCTGCGCAATCGGATCGAAGCCTTCGTTGCGCTGCCTTTTGAAACCCTTGATCGCATGTCTTTGCAGGCAAAAGTCGACGAGCTCGCTTTGCTGGAGGAACAGAAATGA